Proteins encoded within one genomic window of Episyrphus balteatus chromosome 1, idEpiBalt1.1, whole genome shotgun sequence:
- the LOC129918301 gene encoding bacchus — translation MSSATENNGDIAVEKVAADATTAVKEDKQIKPASEETSAASDNGTTKPAVTKDQVKGTKRPADDKSPASKKAKKESAANASDCSEDEEIIEEEEIIEEIDSDIESDEYDLPYGDEEDDEENDVSGSDDQA, via the exons atgagTTCTGCAACAGAAAATAATGGAGATATTGCGGTTGAAAAAGTTGCCGCCGACGCCACCACTGCCGTCAAAGAGGACAAACAAATTAAACCAGCCTCAGAAGAAACATCAGCGGCATCAGATAATGGTACCACCAAACCAGCGGTCACAAAAGACCAGGTCAAAGGAACAAAACGGCCTGCAGAT gACAAATCACCAGCATCAAAGAAAGCTAAAAAAGAAAGTGCTGCCAACGCAAGTGATTGTTCAGAAGATGAAGAAATCATTGAAGAAGAAGAGATCATTGAAGAAATTGACAGCGATATTGAAAGCGACGAATATGATCTCCCATATGGTGATGAAGAAG ATGACGAAGAAAATGATGTCTCCGGCTCCGATGACCAAGCGTAA